TTAAATGAAACAGTggggaatatacagttgaagtcggaagtttacatacacttaggttagagtcattaaaactcgtttttaaaccactccacaaatttcttgttaataaactataattttggcaagtcggttaggacatcttgtttgcccatgacacaagtaatttttccaacaattgtttacagacagattatttcacttataattcactgtatcacaattccagtgggtcagaagtttacatacactaagttgactgtgcctttaaacagcttggaaaattccagaaaatgatgtcatggctttagaagcttctcataggctaattgacataattggattcaattggaggtgtaactgtggatgtagttcaaggcctaatttcaaattcagtgcctctttgcttgacatcatgggtaaatccaaagaaatcagccaagtcctcagaaaaaatattgtagacctccacaagtctggttcatccttgggagcaatttccaaacgcctgaaggtaccacgttcatctgtacaaacaatagtacgcaagtataaacaccatgggaccacgcagccgctcAAGaaggagttctgtctcctagagatgaacatactttggtgcgaaaagtgcaaatcaatccaagaacaacagcaaaggaccttgtgaagatgctggaggaaacaggtacaaaagtatctatatccacagtaaaacgagtcctatatcgacataacctgaaaggccgctcagcaaggaagaagccactgctccaaaactgccataaaaaagccagactacggtttgcaactgcacatggggacaaagattgtactttttggagaaatgtcctctggtctgatgaaacaaaaatataactgtttggccataatgaccatcgttatgtttggaggaaaaagggggaggcttgcaagccgaagaacaccatcccaaccgtgaagcacgggatggcagcatcatgttgtgggggtgctttgctgcaggaaggactggtgcacttcatttaatagatggcatcatgagggaggaaaattatgtggatatattgaagcaacatctcaagacatcagtcaggaagttaaagcttggtcgcaaatgggtcttccaaatggacaatgaccccaagcatacttccaaagttgtggcaaaatggcttaaggacaacaaagtaacggtattggagtggccattacaaggCCCTGAATTTTTAAtaggattaaaagtcaggaattgtgaaaaactgagtttaaatgtatttggctaaggtgtatgtaaacttccgacttcaactgtaaataatatgtgttatttcatagttttgatgtcttcactattattctacactatagaaaatagtacaaataaagaaaaaccctggaatgagtaggtgtgtcaatttttgactggtactgtatatcgggggcccctcaggggtgcgtgctcagtcccctcctgtactccctgttcactcatggctgcacggccaggcacgactccaacaccatcattaagtttgccgatgacacaacagtggtaggcctgatcaacgacgagacagccgtatcagggagaaggtcagagacctggccgtgtcgtgccaggacagcaaccactctctcaacgtgatcaagacaaaggagatgattgtggactacaggaaaatgaggaccgagcacgcccccattctcatcgacggggctgtagtggagcaggttgagagcttcaagttccttggggtccacatcaccaacaaactaacatggcccaagcacaccaagacagtcgtgaagagggcacaagaaaacgtattccccctcaggagactgaaaagatttggcatgggtcctcagatcctcaaaaggttctacggctgcaccattgagagcatcctgactggttgcatcgctgtctggtatggcaactgctcggcctccgaccacaaggcactacagagggtagtgtgtacggcccagtacatcactggggccaagcttcctgccatccaggacctctttaccaggcggtggaggaaggccctaaaaattggcaaagactccagccaccctagtcatagactgttctctctgctaccgcatggcaagcggtaccggagcgccaagtctaggtccaagaggcttctaaacagcttctacccacaagccataagactcctgaacatctaatcaaatggctacccagactatttgcattgccacccccctcttttacgctgctgctactctctgtcattatctatgcataagtcacattaataactctacctacatgtacatattacctcaataccttgactaaccggctcaccccgcacattgactctgtaccggtaccccctgtatttgccttgctattgttattttactgctggtcTTAATTATTTGCTACTTTTTTCTAATTCTTAttttttggggttatttttttttaaactgcattgttggttaagggctttaggcatttcactgttaaggttgtatacctgttgtattcagcgcatgtgacaaaaaaataatttgatttgataaaactAATGTCTGATAATCATAAGCTGCTATTTATTGCTGACTAGCAGATGCCACTAATGTGCATTCTGAACAGATAATGAAGCTCAGAGTAATGAACCATTTTTCGGTAGAATTTGGTGAAAATgccaaagccttcagaaagccttGGTTTCCCATCATTACGTTATACTTTGATCCACAAAAACGCAGACCTTGTTTGAAGTGATTCTAAAATCtcctatgggaaaaatgtatgGTGAAAAaccaattggaaccatttccgtgtttgaccgctaggttttatgggtattatgacgacAACAGTGTGGTACTCTATCCGGTAGTATAAAGATTGCCACGAGTTAGCGGAGTCGGAGAGTATCCATCTTGAATAGCAGCGTACATTTTAAACAGTAAGCGCTATTTTCGTTTTATCTCGCACACATTGCGTTGTGATTCAACGATTTATGTCCCTCGGTATCGTGCTAGCTAAATGATGTATAGCTGCTCTAACGTCATTAGCTATTGCAAGCTAACTCGGTTTGTCAAATCAGGCACTGGCAGGCCGCAAACAAGAGCAGAATAACCAGCTAACATTAGCGAGCTATCGTAATTGCTAAATACATCTGTTCAGATTAGGATATCAGGCctttggattgtgtatgtgcACGGTTTGGTTGTATCCGTATAAAGTAGAATACAATTAAACTTTGGCTGTGGTGTTTTATCAACTCAAATGTTAAGTGTTCTGATGTTAACAAGCTTAGAGAAGCCGGTTAGTGTATGGCAGGGCAGTCATTGGGGCCTACTTCTTGAATGGTCATGGTTGTCTACAGGAAGTGCTATTCATATaggctgctagctaacgttcttTTTCCCCACGGTAGGCGATCACTATGTCTGACGACGCTGAGCAGCAATTCATGGATACCGCCAAAAATGGAAATGAAGCCGAGGAAGAACTGAATGGAGCAGAAGAATCCACAGAACACCCCGAGGCTGAGGAACAAGAAGAACAGAGCTGCACGGTGGAGGGAGAGCCAGTGGCAGAGGAACCGGCTGTGGTGGAGGAAGGGGTCACGCAGAACGGAGCGGCAGAGGGGGGACAGATAAATGCAAGTAAAGGCGAGGATGACGCTGGGTACGTTTCTGTATGGTTGTTTTAACATATTTATGTAACATACTAACGTTACGTCCttgatgtattttattttttggaGCCATGTACAGCCCGTTTGGTGGTTGGACTTCAACTGGCTAGGATTCAGTTATAGCATTTCATTTTTCAAAATATTTAGTGTTATGAGTTGCAGTGATTCAACTAGCTGAGAATTCTCAACTCTACAATGGAGTGGAGTTGAGAAACTGTGGATTCCAACTCCCACTGACAACTATGACAAGCACAAATACACAGTAAGCGTTAAATCATTGATATTTATAGAACTATTGCTTGGTAGTGCATGTTTTAAGTAGTAAACCTAATACTCATGCGCAGATTACGCGACGCAATTTGACAGGTCACACAGAATTTAGTTATAAAAAACTAGATTGCAGCACCCATAGAAAACAATGCCTTTACACAGGACTAATGAGGTATGCATTAAAGAATGATACCGACTCGATGTAGTTGGAGGTACACTCCACCAAAACTTATCGTGGCCAACTCTATTGAGATGTGATGTACATATCGTGGAGTTGAGAATTCTCAGCTATATTTCCACCAAAATATGTGTTAACACCCAGTCTGTTACTGGCTTGTACAAGTTTGTAAGCCACAATGTCCctagtaattattattattatttttttactcaaATAATATCAAAACAAATATGTTTATGGTGGCTGCTTAGTTGTCAGCCTATGAGAATTGTCCTTGGTGTGTTACTGATCTGTGTTTCTCTGCAGCAAAATGTTTGTTGGTGGACTTAGCTGGGACACTAGCAAAAAAGACCTGAAAGACTACTTCTCCAAATTTGGAGAGGTGACTGATTGTACCATCAAGATGGACTCAAACACAGGACGATCACGTGGGTTTGGGTTCATCTTGTTCAAAGAAGCAGGAAGTGTAGACAAGGTATGTGCCATGAGAAAGGTGACATGGTTTTACATTGTGACAAGTTGGGCTTTGTATACTAACCTTTTCTCTAACCTGGTAGGTTCTTGAGCAGAAAGAACACAGGCTAGATGGACGACAGATAGACCCAAAGAAGGCGATGGCAATGAAGAAGGAACCAGCCAAGAAGATCTTTGTTGGTGGCCTAAACCCAGAAGCCACAGAGGAGACCATCAGAGAATACTTTGGAACCTTCGGAGAGGTTTGTCATTGTCCTATGATGGCCTCAACCTGACCTTCCTGTATGTTTTAGTAGCTATTGATTTTCCAGTGTTCTAAATGTGTCATTATTCACATCTTCAGATTGAATCCATTGAACTTCCAGTGGACCCCAAGTTCAAGAAAAGGAGGGGGTTCATCTTCATCACATTCAAAGAAGAGGCCACTGTTAAAAAATGCCTTGAAAAAAAGTTCCACAATGTCTGTGGAACCAAGGTAACAAACGGAAAGGAAGGCCTTGTATGTATATTTCTTAATAAacctttttttaatttatttttttacttatggtTGATGGTGGGAAATGTGGGTTAACGTGTATGCTGTGGTTATCATTCTATACTGACAAAAATATAAgcgcaatatgcaacaatttctacgattttactcagttacagttcatataaggaaatcggtcaattgaaatCATTTCATTAGGCCCAagtctatagatttcacatgactgggaatacagatatgcatgtgTTGGTTacaaatacctttaaaaaaatgtgCTCAATGGGTTTCTGAGTGTGCAGGCCATGAAcgaactgagacattttcagcttcctggaATTGTGTGCAGAACCTTGAGACATGCTGAAATATGAGATgtcggcagatgaatggcacgattaggccgtcattgaaaataagaatttgttcttaagtgacttgcctagttaaataaaggtaaaatatatatattttttaaaacacaaagccacacacgtggtctgcagttgtgcgGCCAACCGGCctcactgccaaattctctaaaacatttattggaggtggcttagcgaaatgaacattaaattaccatatctggcaacagctctggtggacattcctgcagtcagcatgcacaTTGCATGCTCACTCAATTGGAGACATCTGTggaggtgtgacaaaactgcacattttagtgcccttttattgcccccagcacaaggtgcacctgtgtaatgatcatgctgtttcatGAGCTTCTTAATCTATCCAGGTATGGCATatcatcttggcaaaggacaaatgcagggatgtaaacaaatttgtgcacaaattgattatggaacatttctggatctttatatttctgttcatgCAACGagtactttacatgttgtgtttataattttgttcagtgtacatcggTCTGGCTAAGCATCTTATTTGTGTGAAATGCAAACTTGTCTAATTGCCTAGTCTGTACATTTGTTCATTCCCTCCTGAAATGCTTTGGGACATGCTCATGCAATGTGGTGTTAAATAATGCTTCCTCACAGAAATGCACATTGCATGCAAGACTTTTTTTAGACCCACTTGCATGGTGTGAAATTACTAGAATTATTCTGTCCAAATGAAACACCATTTCATTTTTGCATGTCGGTATTCAGATACATTTTTAACAAGTTCAAAAGGATTGTGTTGGCAGTGTCCTGACTAAAACGGGGGTCCAGTGTGAGCTCGACACTAGAATCCAAATCTTCAACTTAAAAAGATGCGTACGAATAGCTCTCGCATGTTTGTACTGCATGCTGTCATGTCTTTACAGCATCTATTATTAAACATCCTCCTTGATTTTAATTCCAGTGCGAGATCAAAATCGCCCAGCCCAAGGAGGTGTACCAGCAGCAGCAGTTCGGAGGCCGTGGAGGTGGTGGCGGGAGCTACGGAGGAGGCCGGGGAGGCAGGGGGCGTGGTGGTGCGTACTAAAGCAAGCAGTCCAACGTAGTTATGAGTGACCTAAGGCATCGCGCAGGTATGCAGAGTATTTGTATAATGCTAGTTTCATTTTGAGTCAAAGGCAGGGTGCAATGGGTTGTACCTGCAGGAAGACCTCAGCTTTAAGGGTGCATGACAGGTGTTGAGCTCACAAGGCATGGAAGGATCTGAGAAATGGGTTGCTAATGGGCATTCGTCCTCGAACCATAAAGATCTGGATTATCATTTAGTACAAAATGATTTTGTCTGACTTAAaaccacatttctttccctcaggCCAAAACCAATATGGGAACCAGGGTTATAGTAATTACTGGAGCCAAGGCTATGGCAACCAAGGCTATGGCTATGGTGGGCAGCAGGGCTATGGAAACTATGGCAGTTACGGCAACTATGACTACTCCGCTGGATACTATGGAGGGGGCTACGACTACAGTGAGTATAGACCTCTGGCAAGCGCCTACCTGATTGTTTGACTTGTCTTTGCACAGAAGcactcagtcctctctctctattcctgcaGACCAGGGCAATACAAGCTATGGGAAAACTCCAAGACGTGGAGGCCACCAGGGTAGCTACAAGCCATACTGATCACATGTAGTGCAGGTATGCATTTTAGTGCTTTGTAACATTGTGGTGCGATATAGCTGTTAGATTTGTGGCATTGATGCCCAAAAATTTCCTTGCCAAGATTTACAGTCTGGCTCAGGGGAAGGCTATTGTAGATTATAATGAAATTACTCCGCTCTTCATCAATTGGATTAAGTAAATACAGTGCTGTTGGGGATAGGAAACTTGTTTTGAAAGTACACAACCTCAAACCCTCAAATTTGCCAGCACAAAATCTGCATCAGATGCACCCCTACAACTACACTACTGGATCAATAAGGGTTGATGTTGCGGTGGACCACAATGGGTTTTCTAGAGTGGGAGATGGGTGACTATCTGCTTAAAGCTGCACAGCAAATTTAACTGTCTGCCGTTTCCCTTAATGCTATGCCATAACCACTCTAACCGGCAGCATTGACTTTCTAATCCATCCCCTGTTTCTTGCATGCTTGTTGCCCTAGCTGTTTGCTTGCTCTTTGATGCAGGGTGGTGGGCTCATGTCTTAAGCGGTGTGCAACAATTCCTTTTTCTCCTCTCTTAAAGGACTCAAGTAAACACAGATTTGAAAGACCATGGGTGCGGCAGAAGTATGCAGGACTTGATTCTTTCCTGTGGGATGAGACTCATGCTCCATTTGTACAGAACATCTGAGGAACTGGAGAAGTAAATGCCACTTTTCCacgtttttattttatcttttttttgggggggtccaCATTTCCAGAGATGGAAGTGTTATTTTTACTGTACTTTTTGGTACCTTTTTTGAATCTAATGTATTGTATGGTTGTATTTTACATGTCGACTGGATTTACACGAGAATCAGAAGCTGTCAGAGCTTTTGAAATAAACCAATTTTGAGTAATTTTTTTCTGGTTTCTAGATGACTTTCTTTTCTGGCTCTGGACTTGCAACAAGGAATTCAGTGTGGGATTGGGCTATGATGTAAAAGGGATTTGCCTAAATCTGAATTCATTTAAGTTTGTCTAGAGAATGTCAACTTGTAGATGGAACCAACCAGTATATTTTGGATTCATTTTAATTTTGACCTGTTAAGTGGCATTTATAGAAAATATAGTTAAAGCCTGCAAAATATTGCTACGTGGAGTTGCAGCCCCTCTGGAATCTCATTCATTGTCTTTGGCTAATTGTTAGAAA
The DNA window shown above is from Salmo salar chromosome ssa13, Ssal_v3.1, whole genome shotgun sequence and carries:
- the LOC106567415 gene encoding heterogeneous nuclear ribonucleoprotein A/B isoform X1, translated to MSDDAEQQFMDTAKNGNEAEEELNGAEESTEHPEAEEQEEQSCTVEGEPVAEEPAVVEEGVTQNGAAEGGQINASKGEDDAGKMFVGGLSWDTSKKDLKDYFSKFGEVTDCTIKMDSNTGRSRGFGFILFKEAGSVDKVLEQKEHRLDGRQIDPKKAMAMKKEPAKKIFVGGLNPEATEETIREYFGTFGEIESIELPVDPKFKKRRGFIFITFKEEATVKKCLEKKFHNVCGTKVTNGKEGLCEIKIAQPKEVYQQQQFGGRGGGGGSYGGGRGGRGRGGQNQYGNQGYSNYWSQGYGNQGYGYGGQQGYGNYGSYGNYDYSAGYYGGGYDYNQGNTSYGKTPRRGGHQGSYKPY
- the LOC106567415 gene encoding heterogeneous nuclear ribonucleoprotein A/B isoform X3 — protein: MSDDAEQQFMDTAKNGNEAEEELNGAEESTEHPEAEEQEEQSCTVEGEPVAEEPAVVEEGVTQNGAAEGGQINASKGEDDAGKMFVGGLSWDTSKKDLKDYFSKFGEVTDCTIKMDSNTGRSRGFGFILFKEAGSVDKVLEQKEHRLDGRQIDPKKAMAMKKEPAKKIFVGGLNPEATEETIREYFGTFGEIESIELPVDPKFKKRRGFIFITFKEEATVKKCLEKKFHNVCGTKVTNGKEGLCEIKIAQPKEVYQQQQFGGRGGGGGSYGGGRGGRGRGGQNQYGNQGYSNYWSQGYGNQGYGYGGQQGYGNYGSYGNYDYSAGYYGGGYDYRLK
- the LOC106567415 gene encoding heterogeneous nuclear ribonucleoprotein A/B isoform X2; this translates as MSDDAEQQFMDTAKNGNEAEEELNGAEESTEHPEAEEQEEQSCTVEGEPVAEEPAVVEEGVTQNGAAEGGQINASKGEDDAGKMFVGGLSWDTSKKDLKDYFSKFGEVTDCTIKMDSNTGRSRGFGFILFKEAGSVDKVLEQKEHRLDGRQIDPKKAMAMKKEPAKKIFVGGLNPEATEETIREYFGTFGEIESIELPVDPKFKKRRGFIFITFKEEATVKKCLEKKFHNVCGTKCEIKIAQPKEVYQQQQFGGRGGGGGSYGGGRGGRGRGGQNQYGNQGYSNYWSQGYGNQGYGYGGQQGYGNYGSYGNYDYSAGYYGGGYDYNQGNTSYGKTPRRGGHQGSYKPY